One genomic segment of Natrialbaceae archaeon AArc-T1-2 includes these proteins:
- a CDS encoding cystathionine gamma-synthase, producing MTDDEFRFETRSIHAGQEPDPETGALMTPIHANSTYEQDAPGEHRGYEYSRTGNPTRADLEENLASLENAEYGRAFASGMASINTVLNLLEAGDHVVTGTDVYGGTHRIFTQVYEEYDLEFSFVDMTDLEAIEAACRPETELLWLETPTNPLMSIVDVEGAAEIAHANDAICAIDNTFATPYLQRPLELGADVVSHSLTKYLGGHSDVVGGALVTNDEDLDERFGFYQNAVGATPGPFECFLVLRGTKTLPVRMGRHCENARAIADWLQDHPDVSRVYYPGLESHPGHELAREQMDDFGGMLSFELDATLEETSEVVSATEVFTLAESLGGVESLIEQPAPMTHAAIPREERLAAGLTDGLIRVSVGIEHVDDLIGDLEGAFEAGLE from the coding sequence ATGACCGACGACGAGTTTCGGTTCGAGACGCGATCGATCCACGCCGGCCAGGAGCCCGATCCGGAGACGGGCGCGTTGATGACGCCCATCCACGCCAACTCCACCTACGAACAGGACGCCCCCGGCGAACACCGCGGCTACGAGTACTCCCGGACCGGCAACCCCACACGTGCTGATCTCGAGGAGAACCTCGCGAGCCTCGAGAATGCCGAGTACGGCCGGGCCTTCGCCTCGGGAATGGCCTCGATCAACACCGTACTCAACCTGCTCGAGGCTGGCGATCACGTCGTCACCGGAACCGACGTCTACGGCGGCACTCACCGCATCTTCACGCAGGTCTACGAGGAGTACGACCTCGAGTTCAGCTTCGTCGACATGACCGACCTCGAGGCGATCGAGGCGGCGTGTCGTCCCGAGACCGAACTGCTCTGGCTCGAGACGCCGACGAACCCGCTCATGTCGATCGTCGACGTCGAGGGCGCAGCCGAGATCGCCCACGCGAACGACGCCATCTGTGCGATCGACAACACCTTCGCGACGCCGTACCTCCAGCGCCCGCTCGAACTCGGTGCCGACGTCGTCTCGCACTCGCTGACGAAGTACCTCGGCGGTCACTCCGATGTCGTCGGCGGGGCGCTCGTGACGAACGACGAAGACCTCGACGAGCGCTTCGGCTTCTACCAGAACGCCGTCGGCGCGACCCCCGGCCCCTTCGAGTGTTTTCTCGTCCTCCGGGGAACGAAGACCCTGCCCGTTCGCATGGGTCGTCACTGCGAGAACGCCCGCGCGATTGCCGACTGGTTGCAGGACCACCCCGACGTCTCCCGGGTCTACTACCCCGGCCTCGAGAGCCACCCCGGCCACGAACTCGCCCGCGAACAGATGGACGACTTCGGCGGGATGTTGAGTTTCGAACTCGATGCGACGCTCGAGGAGACGAGCGAGGTCGTCTCCGCGACGGAGGTCTTTACCCTCGCGGAGAGCTTAGGCGGCGTCGAGAGTCTGATCGAACAGCCTGCGCCGATGACCCACGCCGCCATTCCACGGGAGGAACGCCTCGCGGCCGGGCTCACCGACGGCCTGATCCGGGTTAGCGTCGGTATCGAGCACGTCGACGACTTGATCGGCGATCTGGAGGGGGCGTTCGAGGCGGGACTCGAGTAA
- the guaB gene encoding IMP dehydrogenase, producing MANDVPEHEPYSSKLEVPEALTFDDVLLRPKESRVEPDDADLSSRVSKNVEVSVPIISAAMDTVTESDMAIAMARHGGLGVLHRNMTVDRMVEEIERIKRADELIIPLEEVVTADPEMTVREVDEMMIREGVGGAPVVNTNGEVLGIISSTDIRPHLEVNEDDPVTEAMTDEVITAPEDIDAREAFDLMYDHKIERVPVVDEENLLVGLVTMQGILQRREYKQAARDEAGRLRCGAAVSPFEPERATAADEAGADVLFIDTAHAHNRNVIDGAREIKESVDADVVVGNVGTREAAADLIDFADGIKVGIGPGSICTTRVVSGAGMPQITAIAQVADVASEHDVPVIADGGIRYSGDAIKAVAAGADAVMLGSYFAGTDEAPGRVVTMNGKKYKQYRGMGSVGAMKSGDSDRYLKDDPEDDDEYVPEGVEAATPYKGTLESELHQLAGGMQSGMGYVGAGTIPGFKERSEFVRVSAAGQTESHAHDVVITDEAPNYSPNEE from the coding sequence ATGGCGAACGACGTTCCCGAGCACGAGCCCTATTCTTCGAAACTCGAGGTACCGGAGGCGCTGACGTTCGACGACGTTCTGTTGCGGCCCAAAGAGAGCCGAGTCGAACCCGACGACGCGGATCTCTCCTCGCGGGTCTCGAAAAACGTCGAGGTGTCGGTACCGATCATCTCGGCGGCGATGGACACCGTTACGGAAAGCGACATGGCAATCGCGATGGCTCGCCACGGCGGCCTCGGCGTGCTCCATCGGAACATGACCGTCGATCGGATGGTCGAGGAGATCGAACGCATCAAACGCGCCGACGAACTCATCATCCCTCTCGAGGAGGTCGTCACGGCCGATCCGGAGATGACCGTCCGCGAGGTCGACGAGATGATGATCCGAGAGGGCGTCGGCGGCGCGCCGGTCGTCAACACGAACGGCGAGGTGCTCGGTATCATCTCGAGTACGGACATTCGACCTCACCTCGAGGTCAACGAGGACGACCCGGTCACCGAGGCGATGACCGACGAGGTTATCACCGCCCCCGAGGACATCGACGCCCGCGAGGCGTTCGATCTGATGTACGACCACAAGATCGAACGCGTCCCGGTCGTCGACGAGGAGAACCTGCTGGTGGGACTGGTGACGATGCAGGGCATCCTCCAGCGTCGGGAGTACAAGCAGGCCGCCCGCGACGAGGCGGGGCGGCTTCGCTGTGGCGCCGCTGTTAGCCCGTTCGAACCCGAACGTGCGACCGCCGCCGACGAGGCAGGTGCGGACGTGCTCTTTATCGACACCGCACACGCACACAACCGGAACGTAATCGACGGTGCCCGCGAGATCAAGGAGTCGGTCGACGCCGACGTGGTCGTCGGCAACGTCGGCACGCGCGAAGCGGCCGCGGACCTGATCGACTTCGCAGACGGGATCAAGGTCGGAATCGGTCCCGGATCGATCTGTACGACCCGCGTCGTCTCGGGGGCGGGAATGCCCCAGATCACGGCGATCGCCCAGGTCGCAGACGTCGCGAGCGAACACGACGTGCCGGTGATCGCCGACGGCGGCATCCGCTACTCCGGCGACGCGATCAAGGCGGTCGCGGCCGGTGCCGACGCCGTCATGCTCGGATCGTACTTCGCGGGGACGGACGAGGCCCCCGGCCGCGTCGTTACGATGAACGGAAAGAAGTACAAACAGTACCGCGGCATGGGTAGCGTCGGCGCAATGAAATCCGGCGACAGCGACCGCTATCTCAAGGACGATCCCGAAGACGACGACGAGTACGTCCCCGAAGGCGTCGAGGCGGCGACGCCATACAAGGGAACGCTCGAGTCCGAGCTCCACCAGCTCGCCGGCGGTATGCAGTCGGGGATGGGTTACGTCGGCGCGGGGACGATCCCCGGGTTCAAAGAGCGAAGCGAGTTCGTCCGGGTCTCCGCAGCGGGCCAGACCGAGAGCCACGCCCACGACGTGGTTATCACCGACGAAGCACCGAACTACTCGCCGAACGAGGAGTGA
- a CDS encoding RNA-binding protein, producing the protein MPKIPLHYVDLRAFCYATEDEKRVEEALRTFLPEEFEIDRAETEGHYGDRILVLSARVENADDVRYVLSRLADLAELDRLLAELDQRVTENTELFVTLDKQAAFEGEVRLGDGITFRAKVEAYPAKKEQAIENAEEVLERLRDEDRESTA; encoded by the coding sequence ATGCCCAAGATCCCGCTTCACTACGTCGACCTGCGAGCGTTCTGTTACGCCACCGAGGACGAGAAACGCGTCGAGGAGGCGCTTCGAACGTTCCTACCCGAGGAGTTCGAGATAGATCGCGCCGAGACCGAAGGTCACTACGGCGACCGCATCCTCGTCCTCTCGGCCCGCGTCGAGAACGCCGACGACGTCCGGTACGTCCTCTCGCGACTGGCGGATCTCGCGGAACTCGACCGGCTGCTCGCGGAACTCGACCAGCGGGTTACCGAGAACACCGAACTGTTCGTAACGCTAGACAAACAGGCGGCTTTCGAAGGGGAGGTCCGCCTCGGCGACGGAATCACGTTCCGGGCGAAAGTCGAGGCCTACCCCGCGAAAAAAGAGCAGGCGATCGAAAACGCCGAGGAGGTCCTCGAGCGACTTCGCGACGAGGACCGCGAGTCGACCGCGTAG
- a CDS encoding DUF5794 domain-containing protein — MSTSQHPVALRFERLVGADGRLLALVMGLPLIDGVFPALILGGALADPLGAIQVGLLIFGGSATVAVILADMDGTPREQAWIVLAVGLPLIVLAAVQAALAPAIASVLDIVIFERFAAVVIAAIAAQTASATVGNYLPSPPVIIGLGLLASFDPAGASLTLLAEPTLVAYATLSAVVGVGSALAVALSGPYLREYLDIDRFRFGSAVALGLLPLSLLGMPFGNAPLAVLAIAAVFAFDPDVDGSLFDRLIADGTWTGDSHSRPDEEAEDLEDDDGLEKPYPGDDSTDTSGRSPWL, encoded by the coding sequence ATGAGCACGTCACAGCATCCGGTCGCCCTCCGGTTCGAGCGCCTCGTCGGTGCCGACGGACGGCTGCTCGCGCTCGTGATGGGGCTACCCCTGATCGACGGGGTCTTTCCCGCACTCATCCTCGGTGGCGCGCTGGCCGATCCGCTCGGCGCGATCCAGGTCGGGTTGCTCATCTTCGGCGGGAGTGCGACCGTCGCCGTAATCCTCGCCGACATGGACGGAACGCCGCGCGAACAGGCCTGGATCGTCCTCGCCGTCGGCCTGCCACTTATCGTTCTCGCGGCCGTCCAGGCGGCACTCGCTCCGGCGATCGCGAGTGTACTCGACATCGTGATCTTCGAACGATTCGCCGCCGTCGTCATCGCTGCAATCGCCGCCCAGACCGCGAGCGCGACCGTCGGCAACTACCTGCCCAGCCCGCCCGTCATCATCGGGCTCGGGCTCCTCGCCAGTTTCGACCCCGCCGGCGCATCGCTGACGCTGCTTGCGGAGCCGACGCTCGTCGCCTACGCCACGCTGTCGGCGGTCGTCGGCGTCGGCTCCGCGCTCGCGGTCGCACTCTCCGGTCCGTACCTGCGGGAGTACCTGGATATCGACCGATTCCGCTTCGGGAGCGCCGTCGCACTGGGGCTACTCCCCCTCTCGCTTTTGGGAATGCCCTTCGGCAACGCGCCGCTTGCCGTACTCGCCATCGCCGCCGTCTTCGCGTTCGATCCCGACGTCGACGGCTCGCTGTTCGACCGCCTCATCGCCGACGGAACCTGGACGGGCGATTCGCACTCGCGTCCGGACGAGGAGGCCGAGGATCTCGAAGACGACGACGGCCTCGAGAAACCGTATCCAGGTGACGACAGCACGGACACCTCGGGGCGGTCTCCCTGGCTGTGA
- a CDS encoding type II toxin-antitoxin system HicB family antitoxin, translating into MASATRNGRSEGVAFIHEDDGRITAIDLETGVASYGDTKSEALAMLAEALELHEGGGEPVTDDDLEELGLDPDAQGETELPEFMQ; encoded by the coding sequence ATGGCGAGTGCAACCCGAAACGGTCGATCGGAAGGTGTCGCATTCATCCACGAGGACGACGGGAGGATCACCGCTATCGATCTCGAGACGGGTGTCGCGTCGTACGGTGACACGAAGTCCGAGGCACTCGCGATGCTCGCGGAAGCCCTCGAGTTGCACGAGGGTGGTGGCGAGCCCGTCACTGACGACGATCTCGAAGAGTTGGGTCTCGACCCCGACGCGCAGGGTGAGACGGAACTCCCCGAGTTCATGCAGTGA
- a CDS encoding DUF1918 domain-containing protein, producing MSFEEDDRVVLHDEHSEFDGEVGTVTQTMESMFGDVTYTISFEDGQETGVPEDALAAADGDDTEE from the coding sequence ATGAGCTTCGAGGAAGACGACCGCGTCGTCTTACACGACGAGCACAGCGAGTTCGACGGCGAAGTCGGAACCGTCACTCAGACGATGGAGTCGATGTTCGGCGACGTCACCTACACGATCAGCTTCGAGGATGGTCAGGAGACCGGCGTTCCCGAAGACGCTCTCGCAGCCGCCGACGGCGACGACACCGAAGAGTAA
- a CDS encoding YcaO-like family protein: MDVHVVAEDPIREAVVAALSDVDVTVRDADPADVENARFAVVSDVAGAESIRSANDAALAGNTPWIAVEIGGVGGHPLADVDAAISGFAPKTGCFDCLDARVGANATALAEKPSTDRSTARLAGAIAGRECVRLFSGEEPSIVGHVLELPHTRRRVLSVPGCSCDDADRDRSLERDDDDVDLETAVERAEAAIDDRVGIVRSIGELESFPAPYYLATNAETEGFSDASAPTQAAGVDADWNAALMKAVGEALERYCAGVYREDDFVHASADDLASVVSPTDLVRPDNALEFDPAAEYRWVDGENLATGETTHVPAAAVQFPQPGEGLVPAITTGLGLGSSTVDALRSGLTEVLERDATMLAWYSTYEPLALETDDEGVTTLTKRARSEGLSVTPLLVTQDVDVPVVAVAVHREGEWPRFAAGSAADLDVAAAARSALAEALQNWMELRSIGPDDAADAGAAIGAYAEFPEPARSFVDVERSIDADAVGPDTVPTGRDALEELIERTDAAGLTPYATRLTTRDVSRLGFEAVRVVVPGAQPLFTDEPYFGERARTVPPELGFEPRLERAFHPYP; the protein is encoded by the coding sequence ATGGACGTACACGTCGTCGCGGAAGACCCGATTCGCGAGGCCGTCGTGGCCGCGCTCTCGGACGTCGACGTCACGGTCCGGGATGCTGACCCGGCCGACGTCGAAAACGCCCGCTTTGCCGTCGTCAGCGACGTCGCCGGCGCGGAATCGATCCGGAGCGCGAACGACGCGGCGCTTGCAGGAAACACCCCGTGGATCGCTGTCGAAATCGGCGGCGTCGGCGGCCATCCACTCGCCGACGTCGACGCGGCCATCTCCGGCTTCGCCCCGAAGACGGGCTGTTTCGACTGTCTCGACGCACGCGTCGGTGCGAACGCGACAGCACTCGCCGAGAAACCGAGTACCGACCGAAGCACGGCCCGACTGGCCGGAGCGATCGCGGGCAGAGAGTGCGTCCGGCTCTTCTCGGGCGAGGAGCCGTCCATCGTGGGCCACGTTCTCGAACTCCCCCACACCCGTCGACGCGTTCTGTCCGTCCCCGGCTGTTCGTGTGACGACGCCGACCGGGACCGCAGCCTCGAGCGCGACGACGACGACGTCGACCTCGAGACGGCAGTCGAACGCGCCGAAGCCGCCATCGACGACCGAGTCGGCATCGTCCGCAGCATCGGCGAACTCGAGTCGTTCCCGGCTCCGTACTACCTCGCGACGAACGCCGAGACCGAGGGGTTCAGCGACGCGAGCGCGCCGACCCAGGCCGCCGGCGTCGACGCCGACTGGAACGCCGCGTTGATGAAAGCCGTCGGCGAGGCCCTCGAGCGCTACTGTGCGGGCGTCTATCGCGAGGACGACTTCGTCCACGCGAGCGCCGACGACCTCGCGTCCGTCGTCTCCCCGACCGACCTGGTCCGCCCGGACAACGCCCTCGAGTTCGATCCCGCGGCGGAGTATCGGTGGGTCGACGGCGAAAACCTCGCGACCGGCGAGACGACGCACGTGCCTGCTGCCGCGGTACAGTTCCCCCAGCCCGGCGAGGGGCTCGTGCCCGCGATCACGACCGGGCTCGGCCTCGGCTCGTCGACGGTCGACGCCCTGCGATCGGGCCTGACCGAGGTCCTCGAACGCGACGCGACGATGCTCGCGTGGTACTCGACGTACGAGCCGCTCGCGCTCGAGACAGACGACGAGGGCGTCACGACGCTCACGAAACGCGCCCGCAGCGAGGGGCTATCGGTGACGCCGCTTCTCGTCACACAGGACGTCGACGTCCCCGTCGTCGCCGTCGCCGTCCATCGGGAGGGTGAGTGGCCGCGGTTTGCAGCCGGCTCCGCGGCCGACCTCGATGTCGCCGCCGCGGCCCGCTCCGCACTCGCGGAGGCGCTGCAAAACTGGATGGAGCTGCGTTCGATCGGTCCCGACGACGCCGCCGACGCCGGCGCGGCGATCGGAGCGTACGCCGAGTTCCCCGAGCCCGCCCGGTCGTTCGTCGACGTCGAGCGGTCGATCGACGCCGACGCCGTCGGTCCCGACACCGTCCCGACGGGTCGTGACGCGCTCGAGGAACTGATCGAGAGAACGGACGCCGCCGGGCTAACGCCGTACGCCACGCGGCTTACGACCCGTGACGTCAGCCGGCTCGGTTTCGAGGCCGTTCGGGTCGTCGTTCCGGGCGCACAGCCGCTGTTTACCGACGAGCCGTACTTCGGAGAACGAGCACGAACCGTGCCGCCGGAACTCGGGTTCGAACCGCGACTCGAGCGGGCGTTTCACCCCTACCCCTGA